The window GCCGGCTTCGCCCACAACCGCCGCGTCATGGTCACGGGCTATCATGGCACCGGCAAATCCACCCATATCGAGCAGGTCGCCGCGCGGCTGAACTGGCCCTGTGTGCGCGTCAACCTCGACAGCCACATCAGCCGTATCGACCTCGTCGGCAAGGACTCGATCGTGGTCCGCGACGGCAAGCAGGTCACCGAATTCCGCGACGGCATCCTGCCCTGGGCGCTCCAGCATAACGTCGCGCTGGTGTTCGACGAATACGACGCCGGCCGCCCGGACGTGATGTTCGTGATCCAGCGCGTGCTGGAAGTCTCCGGCCGGCTGACGCTGCTCGACCAGAACAAGGTGATCAAGCCGCATCCGGCATTCCGCATGTTCTCGACCGCCAACACCGTCGGCCTCGGCGACACCTCGGGCCTCTATCACGGCACCCAGCAGATCAACCAGGGCCAGATGGACCGCTGGTCGATCGTCACCACGCTGAACTATCTCAGCCATGACGAGGAAGTGGAGATCGTGCTGGCCAAGGCCAAGCACTATCGCACCACGGAGGGCCGCGACATCGTCAACAAGATGGTTCGCCTCGCCGATCTCACCCGCAACGCCTTCGCCAATGGCGATCTGTCGACGGTGATGAGCCCGCGCACGGTGATCACCTGGGCCGAGAATGCCGACATCTTCAGCGACATCGGCTTTGCGTTCCGGGTCACCTTCCTCAACAAATGCGACGAGCTCGAACGTCCTCTCGTCGCCGAGTTCTACCAGCGCTGCTTCAACGCGGAGCTGCCGGAATCGGCGGTGAACGTGGCGCTCAGCTGAGAGTTTGAGACGGTGGAAGTCCGAATCGAGACGACTTACGGCGCGACGAAAAAATTCGCCGCGGCGGGTCTCGAGGCCTTCAACCGGCAGCATCAGACGGGCAGCCCGCCGAAATCGTTTGCGGTAACGGTCAGGGAGAATGAAACTGCTCGGGCCG of the Bradyrhizobium sp. WSM1417 genome contains:
- the cobS gene encoding cobaltochelatase subunit CobS; translated protein: MTTAAMSKVEEVSGLPDMKVSVRQVFGIDSDLEVPAYSEVDPHVPEVDSDYRFDRATTLAILAGFAHNRRVMVTGYHGTGKSTHIEQVAARLNWPCVRVNLDSHISRIDLVGKDSIVVRDGKQVTEFRDGILPWALQHNVALVFDEYDAGRPDVMFVIQRVLEVSGRLTLLDQNKVIKPHPAFRMFSTANTVGLGDTSGLYHGTQQINQGQMDRWSIVTTLNYLSHDEEVEIVLAKAKHYRTTEGRDIVNKMVRLADLTRNAFANGDLSTVMSPRTVITWAENADIFSDIGFAFRVTFLNKCDELERPLVAEFYQRCFNAELPESAVNVALS